The genomic DNA ATTAGCCGTGCGCCCACCGCAGGAAAAATCCCCAGGCCGTGCAGGAATTGCCGCTGCGCAACGGCGTCCTGCTGAAACGCCTGACGCTGCTGCAGCAATCCCTTCTCACGCAATAAACCGCCGGTTCCTTCACGAAACCCCGGAAAAAAGAAGTACTTCTGCACGCCCTTGAACTTCACCGATGGCAATCGATGGCAGCCCACCACCCAGTCTTCGGCGCTCAGGTAATCCAGGTTCATCCACAACGGCGCAGCTTCGCGCGCGGCCATGGCTTCCATGTAATCCGGCGGGAGTTGGCAGGCGAAAGCGGCAATGACTACGTCGGCGGGCTCGGTAGGTGGCCATTCGACCGGCCAATGACGGACTTCGACACCTTCTTGCCACTGCTGGCCGAGCTGCACATCAATCTCAGGGCACATGCGCTCAAAGGCCCGCAGGTCATCGACCCACAAACGCACGTCGCAGGCGTGTTCCACCACCAATTGACGGGCCAGGCGCCAGGTCACGCCGATGTCGCCATAGTTATCGACGACGCTGCAAAAAATATCCCAGCGGGCTTTCATTCCGGGCTCCACCACTCAAAGGCTCGATTGTCCGCATAAATGCGCCGATGCAGAAGGCTTGATCGCGATTATTCTGCACAGTGGCTGTGCGACAATCGCCGCCAGCCCGCCAATGCCTGCCAGGAGGCCACCATGCCGGATCGTCCGCTGTCACTGTTCAAACTGTGTGTTGCCATCGCGTTCGGCCTTTGGCTGGGGTTTATCGCCATTGTGCTGACCACCTGGCTGGCCTCTCGCTATTTGTTCCCGCAAAGCCTGGCGCCTGTGGCACAAGCCGTTCAGCAGTTGGGCAAACCGGCTGCCGTTGCGCCGGAGCCGCCCAACCGGATGTTTGAGCAGTACACCGACAACCTGCGCAAACAGGAGCAACAGCAATCTCTGGATCAGGCTCGAAGCAATGCGCGCAACCTGTCCAACCCCAAGTGCCAGTTCTGGCTGCAACAGGACCAGAACGCGCCCAACGAAAAGACCCGGGCCAATGTCCTGCAATTCTGTGATTGATGACCATGAATAAACACGCCGTCCACCTGTTGATCCTGGAAAAGCTCTGCGCCGACCTCGAGATCGCCCAACGTGCTGCGCAAACCGCTTATGAAACCGCGACCCACGAAGAAAACATCGCGGAAAACAAATACGACACGTTAGGGCTGGAGGCTTCTTATCTGGCGGCCGGGCAAGCCAGGCGCGTCGAGGAGATCAAACAGGCGCTGGCGCTGTGCAACGGCATGCCGCTGCGTGCCTATGATGATCAGCGGGGTATAGAAGTGGGTGCATTGCTGGGGCTGGAAGACGAGAACGGTCGCCAGCAGTGGCTGTTTCTGGCGCCGGATGCGGCGGGCTTGAAGGTGGACGTGGTGGGACAACCGGTGACCGTCATCACCCCGCGCTCACCGCTGGGCAAAAGCCTGCTGGGCAAGTTTGAGGGTGATGAGGTGGAGATTCTGGTGGCCGGCGCCCGGCAACATTTTACGGTTACCGAGGCCAAATAGCCGAAGCGCTTTTATGGCGAGGGAGCTTGCTCCCTCGCCACAACAAGCTAGCCTGCACAGCTATGCAATATCAGTGGACAGGCAGTTCCACGCCGTCAAACAACTCTTCCAGTTCCTGCTTGTTGTGGCACTGGATCGCCTTGGCCATGACTTCGCGGGTCAGGTGCGGTGCGAATTTTTCGATGAAGTCGCACATGAAGCCACGCAGGAAAGTGCCGCGACGGAAACCGATCTTGGTGACGCTGGATTCGAACAGCTCGCTGGCGTCGAGCACGACCAGATCTTTGTCCAGTGCCGTGTCCACGGCCATCTTGGCGACGATGCCGACGCCCAGGCCCAGACGCACGTAAGTCTTGATCACGTCGGCGTCGGCGGCGGTGAACACCACTTTTGGCGTGAGGCCACGGTGGCTGAAGGCTTCGTCGAGCTTGGAACGGCCGGTGAAACCGAACACGTAAGTCACAATCGGGTATTCGGCCAAGGCTTCCAGAGTCAGCTTGGGCAGCTTGGCCAGCGGGTGGCCTTGAGGCACAACCACGCAACGGTTCCAGCGATAGCACGGCATCATCACCAGATCGCCGAACAGCTCCAGCGCTTCAGTGGCGATGGCGAAGTCGACGGTGCCGTCAGCGGCCATCTCGGCGATCTGCATCGGCGAGCCCTGGTGCATGTGCAGCGCCACATCGGGGTATTGTTTGATGAAATCGCGGATCACCGGCGGCAGTGCGTAACGTGCCTGAGTGTGAGTGGTGGCGATCGACAGGGTGCCTTTTTTCTCGTTGGAGAATTCCTGGGCGATCTGCTTGATGCTTTCGACCTTGCGCAGAATCTCGCCAGCCGTGGTGATGATCCGCTCGCCGGCCGGGGTGACGCGGGTCAGGTGCTTGCCGCTGCGCGCGAACACCTCGACGCCCAGCTCGTCTTCGAGCAGGCGGATCTGCTTGCTGATACCGGGTTGCGAGGTGTAGAGGCTTTGAGCAGTAGCGGAAACGTTGAGGTCGTGGTGCGCCACTTCCCAGATGTAGCGCAGTTGTTGAAGCTTCATATGTGTCCCTCAAAGCAGATAGACGCCACGGGTATCAGCGACGGTATATAACTATATTAAAGGTTATACGGATAAATCTAGAACTTTTTATCGTTTTCTACCCGTCATATGTCATCGCTGCGTCGCCGCTGCAAAGAGGGCACCAGATAAACCGGTACCGTAGACAGTTGCAACACCCGTGCAGCGGTGCGTCCGAGCGGTGTGGCCGCTGCGGTTGCATGGCTATGACTTCCTACGATCAACAGGTCGACGGAAAGTTTGCGCAACTGGTCGAGAATCACCTCGCACGGGTCCCCCTGGATCACCCGCACCGAGCGAATCAATTGCAGGTCCTGCTCCCCTTCCCCCAACTCCTCGCGAAAACTGTCCAGCACCCGCTGTTCAATCGTCGCCATCACGGTGGTCAGCCCCTGGCTCTGCCACTCATTCAAGGCCTTCTCATCAAGGTAGCTCTGCAACACCGATTCGGCGAACAGCCCGATCGGCTCCACCACGTGAATCACGTACAAATCCGCCTTGAACGTTCGGGCCAGTGCCAGCGCATGTTGCATCACGTAAGGCGCATACAGACCGAGGTCCGTGGCGTACAGCATCGAACGGATCATAGAACCTCCTGGTCAGCCAGGATGGCGGAGATTGAATCAGCTTAGCAGCGCCTTGGGCAGTCCGGCTCAGCTCCCGGTCTGGATTTTCAATTCGTTACTGATGCCATGGGGCACGTGCCCGGTGGCGACCACTTCCCGGGCCTTCTCGCAATGCCCGGCCTGGTCATCGAAAAACACATCGGCGGCGAAGGCCTCCAGGAACGCGGATTTCTCCAGCCCCCCGAGAAACAGCGATTCGTCGAGGCGAATATCCCACTCACGCAAGGTGCGGATCACCCGCTCGTGGGACGGCGCCGAGCGCGCGGTGACCAGCGCCGTGCGGATCGGGCACCCATCGTCGACAAACTCGCGCTGCAACAAATTAAGCGCCGCGAGGAAGCCTTTGAACGGGCCGCCGTGCAGCGGCTGGCGTGCCGACTCGCGCTCGCTGGCCTGAAACGCCTCAAGGCCGCCGGACTG from Pseudomonas tolaasii NCPPB 2192 includes the following:
- a CDS encoding universal stress protein, yielding MIRSMLYATDLGLYAPYVMQHALALARTFKADLYVIHVVEPIGLFAESVLQSYLDEKALNEWQSQGLTTVMATIEQRVLDSFREELGEGEQDLQLIRSVRVIQGDPCEVILDQLRKLSVDLLIVGSHSHATAAATPLGRTAARVLQLSTVPVYLVPSLQRRRSDDI
- a CDS encoding GreA/GreB family elongation factor; the encoded protein is MNKHAVHLLILEKLCADLEIAQRAAQTAYETATHEENIAENKYDTLGLEASYLAAGQARRVEEIKQALALCNGMPLRAYDDQRGIEVGALLGLEDENGRQQWLFLAPDAAGLKVDVVGQPVTVITPRSPLGKSLLGKFEGDEVEILVAGARQHFTVTEAK
- the cysB gene encoding HTH-type transcriptional regulator CysB, with the translated sequence MKLQQLRYIWEVAHHDLNVSATAQSLYTSQPGISKQIRLLEDELGVEVFARSGKHLTRVTPAGERIITTAGEILRKVESIKQIAQEFSNEKKGTLSIATTHTQARYALPPVIRDFIKQYPDVALHMHQGSPMQIAEMAADGTVDFAIATEALELFGDLVMMPCYRWNRCVVVPQGHPLAKLPKLTLEALAEYPIVTYVFGFTGRSKLDEAFSHRGLTPKVVFTAADADVIKTYVRLGLGVGIVAKMAVDTALDKDLVVLDASELFESSVTKIGFRRGTFLRGFMCDFIEKFAPHLTREVMAKAIQCHNKQELEELFDGVELPVH